A single genomic interval of Granulicella tundricola MP5ACTX9 harbors:
- the rfbG gene encoding CDP-glucose 4,6-dehydratase codes for MEDLVSTWRGRRVFLTGHTGFKGGWLALWLSALGANVRGYALDPEGSPNLFDTLRLGERIEDIRGDIRNPATLEPALRDFAPEVVFHLAAQPLVRASYADPIGTYETNVLGTARVLDAVRRTPSVRAIVSVTTDKVYENRETLTPYRESDPLGGYDPYSSSKACAEIVTAAYRQSYGVPVVTARAGNVIGGGDWSSDRLLPDLVRGFLSGLPVPIRHPHAIRPWQHVLDPLHGYLLLVEQLLAGEPKSFAYNFGPSETDARPVSWIADHMTASWGAGASWRLDGAPSVHEAGYLKLDASKAHEELNWKPRLGLPTALDWLISWYRAHAAGEEMQAFTLAQIHSYEGLSGLSSRS; via the coding sequence ATGGAAGACCTGGTAAGCACCTGGAGGGGCCGCCGGGTCTTCCTAACCGGCCACACCGGCTTCAAGGGCGGCTGGCTCGCCCTCTGGCTCTCCGCCCTGGGAGCCAACGTCCGAGGCTACGCCCTGGATCCTGAAGGCTCGCCCAACCTCTTCGACACCCTCCGCCTCGGCGAGCGCATCGAGGACATCCGCGGAGACATCCGCAACCCGGCCACGCTGGAACCAGCCCTCCGAGACTTCGCCCCAGAGGTCGTCTTCCACCTGGCCGCACAGCCCCTCGTCCGCGCCTCCTACGCCGACCCCATCGGCACCTACGAGACCAACGTCCTCGGCACCGCACGCGTGCTCGACGCCGTCCGCCGCACCCCCTCCGTCCGCGCCATAGTCTCCGTCACCACCGACAAGGTCTACGAGAACCGCGAGACCCTAACCCCCTACCGCGAGTCCGACCCCCTCGGCGGCTACGACCCATACTCCAGCTCCAAGGCTTGTGCGGAGATCGTTACTGCTGCGTATCGGCAGTCGTATGGGGTGCCGGTTGTTACTGCGCGGGCGGGGAATGTGATCGGTGGGGGGGACTGGTCGTCGGACCGGCTACTGCCCGACCTGGTGCGGGGCTTCCTCTCCGGGCTGCCTGTACCCATCCGGCACCCCCATGCCATCCGCCCCTGGCAGCATGTGCTGGACCCGCTCCACGGCTATCTTCTGCTCGTGGAACAACTGCTAGCAGGCGAGCCTAAGTCCTTTGCCTACAACTTCGGACCTTCTGAAACGGACGCTCGGCCTGTGTCCTGGATCGCCGATCACATGACCGCGAGCTGGGGTGCAGGAGCCTCCTGGAGGCTCGATGGAGCGCCCTCCGTGCATGAGGCGGGGTACCTGAAACTGGACGCTTCCAAGGCTCATGAGGAGTTGAATTGGAAGCCTCGGCTGGGCCTTCCGACCGCTCTCGACTGGCTCATTTCCTGGTACCGGGCGCATGCTGCCGGGGAGGAGATGCAGGCCTTTACCCTCGCGCAAATCCATTCTTATGAGGGTCTTAGCGGGTTAAGCTCGCGAAGCTGA
- the rfbF gene encoding glucose-1-phosphate cytidylyltransferase, with translation MKAVILAGGLGTRIAEETGVRPKPMVEIGGRPILWHILKLYSQHGIDDFIICCGYKGYMIKEYFANYFLHTSDVTFDMRDNSMKVHNSVAEPWRVTLVDTGDSSGTGGRLRRVAPYLTPGETFCMTYGDGVADVDITASIAFHKQHGKTVTLTSVQPKARFGALGLKDTQIYSFQEKPTDEGGWINGGFFVLEPDALQAVHHDAQMFEREPIESLVAQGEVHAFFHHGFWQAMDTLRDKQQLEDLWSTGKAPWKTW, from the coding sequence GTCATCCTCGCCGGTGGTCTAGGCACCCGCATCGCGGAAGAGACCGGCGTACGCCCCAAGCCGATGGTCGAAATCGGCGGACGCCCCATCCTCTGGCACATCCTCAAGCTCTATAGCCAGCACGGAATCGACGACTTCATCATCTGCTGCGGCTACAAGGGCTACATGATCAAGGAGTACTTCGCCAACTACTTCCTCCACACCTCGGACGTCACCTTCGACATGCGGGACAACAGCATGAAGGTCCACAACTCCGTCGCCGAACCCTGGCGAGTCACCCTCGTCGACACCGGAGACTCCAGCGGCACCGGCGGACGCCTCCGCCGAGTAGCCCCCTATCTCACCCCCGGCGAGACCTTCTGCATGACCTACGGCGACGGGGTAGCCGACGTCGACATCACCGCCTCCATCGCCTTCCACAAGCAACACGGAAAAACAGTGACCCTCACCAGCGTCCAGCCAAAGGCCCGCTTCGGTGCCCTCGGCCTCAAAGACACCCAGATCTACTCCTTCCAGGAGAAGCCCACCGACGAAGGCGGCTGGATCAACGGAGGCTTCTTCGTCCTCGAACCCGACGCCCTTCAGGCTGTCCACCACGACGCCCAGATGTTCGAGCGCGAGCCCATCGAGTCCCTCGTAGCCCAGGGTGAGGTCCATGCCTTCTTCCACCACGGCTTTTGGCAGGCCATGGACACCCTCCGAGACAAGCAGCAGCTCGAAGACCTCTGGTCCACCGGGAAGGCCCCATGGAAGACCTGGTAA